A region from the Halosolutus gelatinilyticus genome encodes:
- a CDS encoding ABC transporter ATP-binding protein has protein sequence MVRLDAVSHEYGTGSRRFRPGKDRSVTALREVSLDVRPGTIVGLQGPSGSGKSTLLHAIAGLLVPTAGTIELCGTDLTSLSGRGRTRLRRRHVGIVFQRFHLLPSLSARANVALPLVQRGIPKSDRRERATALLDAVGLADRVTHLPGELSGGEQQRVAIARALATDPDVVVADEPTGELDTDTGTDVLELLTDVGRDRAIVVASHDPSTLAVANRVVTLRDGRVIEDGR, from the coding sequence GTGGTTCGTCTCGACGCCGTCTCTCACGAGTACGGAACCGGGAGCCGGCGGTTTCGTCCGGGGAAAGACCGATCGGTGACCGCGCTTCGGGAGGTCTCCCTCGACGTCCGTCCGGGGACGATCGTCGGTCTCCAGGGCCCCAGCGGGAGCGGCAAGTCGACGCTGCTCCACGCAATCGCCGGCCTCCTCGTGCCGACGGCGGGGACGATCGAACTGTGCGGGACGGATCTGACGAGCCTCTCCGGCCGTGGGCGGACGCGGCTTCGGCGCCGGCACGTCGGCATCGTTTTCCAGCGCTTTCACCTCCTGCCGTCGCTCTCGGCGCGGGCGAACGTCGCGCTCCCGCTCGTCCAGCGGGGAATCCCGAAATCCGACCGGCGCGAGCGGGCGACGGCGCTGCTCGACGCGGTCGGGCTCGCCGACCGCGTCACGCACCTCCCCGGCGAACTCAGCGGCGGCGAACAACAGCGAGTCGCGATCGCGCGAGCGCTCGCGACGGACCCGGACGTGGTCGTCGCCGACGAACCGACGGGCGAACTCGACACTGACACCGGGACCGACGTGCTCGAGTTGCTCACCGACGTCGGACGCGACCGCGCGATCGTCGTCGCCTCCCACGACCCGAGCACGCTCGCCGTCGCCAATCGGGTGGTCACGCTCCGGGACGGACGGGTGATCGAGGATGGGCGGTGA
- a CDS encoding cation:proton antiporter → MAETPLIEIGAMFVTVALAGAIANRIGQSVIPFYIVGGMLASEYVLGTLAPLTLGDAGVQIQQPFISESEFIELGAELGIVFLLFFLGLEFSMTRLLESRDRIGKAGVVDLVINFPAGVIIGLALGWSLVEAVLLGGIVYISSSAVITKSLIDLGWIANDESSPMLGTLVFEDLFIAFYLATVSAIVIGSGDLGEAAADIGVAVGFLLILVVGVFYGSEFFQRFLAIDSQELTILRTVALVVFVAGIALLLDVSEAVAAFFIGMGFSSTDHVDEIERLLTPVRDVFAAIFFFWVGLGTDPRVFVDLGLVAVLAIAVLVTTPTKLVSGYLGGRIYDLDERRSLRVATGMVTRGEFSLIIAATIAAAGTGPIMTETIPDLTVGYVLVMSILGSVLMQYSESLWAVVGPYLARIERDQVPTTD, encoded by the coding sequence ATGGCGGAGACACCCCTGATCGAAATCGGGGCCATGTTCGTTACAGTGGCCCTTGCGGGAGCAATAGCTAATCGGATTGGACAGTCTGTCATCCCGTTTTACATCGTGGGTGGCATGCTCGCCAGCGAGTATGTCCTCGGTACCCTCGCGCCCCTGACGCTTGGCGATGCCGGTGTACAGATCCAGCAGCCGTTCATCTCTGAGAGTGAGTTCATCGAACTCGGGGCCGAGCTCGGGATCGTTTTCCTCCTTTTTTTCCTCGGTCTTGAATTCAGCATGACTCGACTACTCGAAAGTCGAGACCGGATCGGAAAGGCGGGTGTCGTCGACCTGGTGATCAATTTTCCAGCCGGAGTCATAATCGGCCTTGCGCTAGGCTGGTCGCTCGTCGAGGCGGTGTTGCTCGGGGGGATCGTCTACATCTCTTCAAGCGCGGTGATCACTAAGTCGCTGATCGACCTCGGGTGGATCGCCAACGACGAGAGTAGTCCGATGCTCGGGACGCTGGTGTTTGAGGACCTGTTTATCGCGTTCTATCTCGCAACCGTCTCCGCTATCGTGATCGGGAGCGGCGACCTCGGCGAGGCGGCGGCCGACATCGGCGTTGCTGTCGGCTTTCTTCTTATCCTCGTCGTCGGCGTCTTCTACGGTTCCGAATTCTTCCAGCGGTTTCTGGCGATCGACTCCCAGGAACTGACAATACTCCGGACGGTCGCTCTCGTCGTCTTTGTCGCGGGAATCGCGCTGCTGTTGGATGTTAGTGAGGCCGTCGCCGCTTTTTTCATCGGAATGGGATTTTCAAGCACCGATCACGTCGACGAGATCGAGAGGCTGCTGACGCCGGTCCGAGACGTGTTCGCGGCGATATTTTTCTTCTGGGTCGGACTCGGGACCGACCCACGAGTATTCGTCGACCTCGGATTGGTCGCTGTACTGGCGATCGCCGTGCTGGTGACAACGCCGACGAAGCTCGTTAGCGGTTACCTCGGCGGTCGTATCTACGATCTCGACGAGCGGCGATCGCTGCGGGTCGCGACCGGTATGGTCACCCGCGGGGAGTTCTCACTGATCATTGCGGCGACGATCGCAGCGGCCGGTACCGGTCCTATCATGACCGAGACGATTCCCGATCTAACAGTGGGATACGTACTCGTGATGAGCATCCTCGGCAGCGTGCTGATGCAGTATTCCGAATCACTCTGGGCAGTCGTCGGGCCGTATCTCGCCAGGATAGAGCGCGATCAGGTACCAACCACCGACTGA
- a CDS encoding ABC transporter permease, with protein MSVREGTTGVRGAKTRASAVVGIALAQLRRSPGRTVLTVLAVMLAVLSMTLLAGLGVGVIEKGEEGLQNANRDIWISNDPVDRSASGTENPIDGAHGTIAEINQREDIRSASPIAMHEVYVGTDPGSLERYPAVGVQETHDRFNYEAGGGFEFEAANEAAARRSDELQYGEIILDPRIAKAHDAEVGDTIYVGTSRETAPEYEFTVVGISAYHSQFLGSQAITVPFADLQTVAGTSGTDRATFITAEVTEDADRDAVRDDLAAEYPDYDVRTSDEQVESMIEDRPVIIASGATLIVLAVVGGIALTVNVFALATARQRGELAALRAIGLSRWLLAGTIAVQGVVVGVLGGLAGLLATRPIADGLNALAASVVGFDNLLQTSPVVYAIGFVLAIVVGTIVAAITGWRAGRYARIEHLKQ; from the coding sequence ATGAGCGTCCGCGAGGGGACGACGGGCGTCCGCGGCGCGAAGACGCGGGCGAGCGCCGTCGTCGGGATCGCGCTCGCACAGCTTCGCCGGTCGCCGGGCCGGACCGTGCTCACCGTCCTTGCGGTGATGCTGGCCGTGCTCTCGATGACGCTGCTCGCCGGCCTCGGCGTCGGCGTCATCGAGAAGGGCGAGGAGGGGCTCCAGAACGCCAATCGTGACATCTGGATCTCGAACGACCCGGTCGACCGATCCGCCAGCGGCACGGAGAACCCGATCGACGGCGCCCACGGCACCATCGCGGAGATCAACCAGCGAGAGGACATCCGGTCAGCGAGCCCGATCGCGATGCACGAGGTGTACGTGGGGACCGATCCCGGGTCACTGGAGCGCTACCCCGCCGTCGGGGTCCAGGAGACCCACGACAGGTTCAATTACGAAGCCGGCGGCGGATTCGAATTCGAAGCCGCGAACGAAGCCGCCGCGAGACGATCTGACGAACTGCAGTACGGCGAGATCATCCTCGATCCGCGGATCGCCAAAGCCCACGACGCCGAGGTCGGCGACACGATCTACGTCGGAACGAGCCGCGAGACGGCACCCGAGTACGAGTTCACCGTCGTCGGCATCTCCGCCTACCACTCGCAGTTCCTCGGCTCGCAGGCGATCACGGTCCCGTTCGCGGACCTCCAGACCGTCGCCGGGACGAGCGGCACCGATCGCGCGACGTTCATCACCGCCGAGGTGACGGAGGACGCCGATCGGGACGCGGTACGGGACGACCTCGCCGCGGAGTACCCCGACTACGACGTCCGCACGAGCGACGAGCAGGTCGAATCGATGATCGAAGATCGACCCGTGATCATCGCCAGCGGCGCCACGCTGATCGTCCTCGCCGTCGTCGGCGGTATCGCGCTGACGGTCAACGTCTTCGCGCTCGCGACCGCCCGCCAGCGCGGCGAACTCGCGGCCCTCCGAGCGATCGGCCTCTCCCGCTGGCTGCTCGCGGGCACGATCGCCGTCCAGGGGGTCGTCGTCGGCGTCCTCGGCGGCCTGGCCGGCCTCCTCGCTACCCGCCCGATCGCCGACGGGCTGAACGCCCTGGCTGCTTCCGTAGTGGGGTTCGACAACCTCCTACAGACCTCGCCCGTCGTGTACGCGATCGGGTTCGTCCTCGCGATCGTCGTCGGGACGATCGTCGCGGCGATCACCGGCTGGCGAGCGGGCCGGTACGCGCGAATCGAACACCTGAAACAATAG
- a CDS encoding cation:proton antiporter regulatory subunit, translating into MAVYETDLPGVGKKFEIDLDGEAQLVIVIHNTGKRELFLRQTPEADSEKVFELSDKLARQVGTIMEGAYFQPIRDDQISTVLDDETIIEWAKVTAESSLIGKTLTESGIRQRTGVSIIAIQRGGETIQNPPPDVTIEEGDTLVSIGDRESHQEFERLAAGEASLDEPTENGEQSYIDES; encoded by the coding sequence ATGGCCGTCTACGAGACCGATCTTCCTGGGGTCGGAAAGAAGTTCGAGATCGACCTTGACGGGGAAGCCCAGCTCGTCATCGTCATCCACAACACGGGTAAGCGAGAGCTATTCTTACGGCAGACTCCTGAAGCCGACTCCGAAAAGGTGTTCGAGCTATCAGATAAGCTCGCGCGGCAGGTCGGCACGATCATGGAGGGCGCATATTTCCAACCCATTCGAGATGACCAGATCAGCACTGTATTAGACGACGAGACGATCATCGAGTGGGCCAAGGTGACCGCCGAGTCCTCCTTGATCGGCAAGACGCTCACTGAATCGGGTATCCGCCAGCGGACTGGCGTCTCGATTATCGCCATCCAGCGCGGCGGGGAAACGATCCAGAACCCGCCGCCGGACGTCACAATCGAAGAAGGCGACACGCTTGTCTCAATCGGTGACCGAGAGAGCCACCAAGAGTTCGAACGCCTCGCAGCCGGCGAAGCGAGCCTCGACGAACCTACAGAGAACGGCGAACAGTCGTACATCGACGAGTCGTAG
- a CDS encoding potassium channel family protein encodes MRELRDSKGLHPRDFTKRQRLLVVFVIGLALVVLFYTIVYNWGMRVFENRPQSVFRSFQTVVETMTTTGYGADSPWETPVMNVLMVTIQLTGVIIGFVTLRVLVIPLFERTPLNLDDRLTTKNDHVVIAEYQRDTDMLLDELDIDYVLIESNEEEAKRLSDDGYQAINGDPEDRADLDRATIERAALLITDAGDKTANVVLTALEANGDLRVISFTESTRRQKALAEVGVDRSVAPHALIGQRLAEKATTPVTIDEQSDNDKVDIREILVRRDSPLHGVQVRDSPIANHPDLTLIAGWLNGKLHLPPSPNDKLTPNTVLVVAGPTSEIDEITNEVAGVRSRRIETPSKIVVAGFGEGGTAAVEALPTGVSVTTVDESEGRSPDVIGDVTEPETLRKASIDDTSALVVTVDGDSTALLTIAIARSMSSEIEILARVTDGEKTKAAFRAGADYVLSIQQVSARLVATEVHGERVIDPTSQIRLVRADAAPFVGKSLADARLTDEHGWTLIGVSRGDTVCTDERTTIGVDDEVIVAGSDDGIQKFERTVGTS; translated from the coding sequence ATACGCGAACTCAGAGACAGTAAGGGGCTGCATCCGCGGGATTTCACGAAACGTCAACGGCTATTAGTGGTTTTCGTGATCGGTCTCGCTTTGGTCGTTCTCTTCTATACGATCGTCTACAATTGGGGGATGCGAGTGTTCGAAAACCGTCCCCAGTCGGTCTTCCGGTCGTTCCAGACGGTGGTTGAGACGATGACGACGACAGGGTATGGCGCGGATTCGCCTTGGGAAACGCCAGTGATGAACGTTCTGATGGTGACGATCCAATTGACCGGTGTCATCATCGGCTTCGTCACATTGCGTGTCTTGGTCATCCCGTTATTCGAGCGGACACCGTTGAACCTTGATGACCGTCTCACCACCAAGAATGACCATGTCGTCATCGCGGAGTATCAGCGTGACACGGACATGCTCCTCGATGAACTCGACATCGACTACGTCCTCATCGAATCCAACGAAGAAGAGGCGAAACGGCTCTCAGATGACGGCTATCAAGCTATCAACGGCGACCCTGAGGATCGAGCCGACCTTGACCGTGCTACGATCGAACGAGCGGCGTTGCTCATCACCGATGCTGGCGACAAAACCGCAAACGTCGTGTTAACCGCGCTGGAAGCCAATGGGGATCTTCGGGTGATCAGTTTCACAGAGTCGACCCGCCGGCAAAAGGCGCTTGCAGAAGTCGGCGTCGATCGAAGTGTTGCCCCACACGCGCTGATCGGCCAGCGACTGGCGGAGAAAGCGACAACACCCGTCACGATCGATGAACAGTCCGACAACGATAAGGTCGATATCCGCGAGATACTTGTCCGGCGAGATAGCCCGCTTCATGGCGTCCAAGTACGCGACTCGCCGATCGCGAACCACCCAGACCTGACGCTGATCGCCGGTTGGTTGAACGGCAAACTTCACCTACCGCCGTCACCCAACGACAAACTCACGCCTAACACCGTTCTGGTTGTCGCCGGGCCAACGAGCGAGATCGATGAGATAACAAACGAAGTTGCGGGCGTCCGATCACGACGTATCGAGACCCCCTCGAAGATCGTTGTTGCTGGTTTTGGTGAGGGCGGAACAGCTGCTGTCGAGGCGCTCCCGACGGGCGTCTCAGTGACAACTGTCGACGAATCAGAAGGGCGTAGCCCCGACGTTATCGGTGACGTTACTGAACCTGAAACGCTCCGCAAGGCCAGCATCGACGACACCTCTGCACTGGTTGTTACCGTTGATGGCGATTCGACTGCATTGTTGACCATCGCCATAGCTCGCTCAATGTCGAGCGAAATCGAAATCCTTGCGCGTGTAACAGATGGAGAGAAAACGAAAGCAGCGTTCAGAGCTGGCGCCGACTATGTTCTCTCCATCCAGCAAGTATCCGCTCGACTGGTCGCGACGGAAGTCCACGGTGAAAGGGTTATTGATCCAACAAGCCAGATTCGTCTTGTTCGGGCTGACGCAGCCCCATTCGTCGGTAAATCATTGGCAGACGCTCGTCTCACCGATGAACATGGATGGACCCTCATCGGCGTTTCACGCGGTGACACTGTCTGCACAGACGAACGTACAACAATTGGAGTTGACGATGAAGTGATCGTCGCGGGGAGCGACGACGGAATTCAGAAGTTCGAGCGAACGGTCGGCACCTCATGA
- a CDS encoding ABC transporter permease, whose amino-acid sequence MGGEDPAYGDDAGTRRSRWRGLVGVTIVRLWKRATKTRSGRVLATVSAVALTIALLLLVTGIALSLAGGGIATETDADVRVAPADSGTLSTVDEVEGPRLGAASERAETIRSEEGVDHASPVLYETVQLQSDGGEPKTVLLVGVVPDEQSRTVAGLPTDELESGDRRDATGSNAGPSDRKIVLSRAAAERLNASTGDDLAQSNDFTPSNADSDGDAAWNVSAIETAGKSESASGTPVAVVHLHDLQSASGADNGDLANHLLVWGDVESAEAAATEAYPSASVDPLDGHDPSALAGDGLALATSLLALVVGVVICASFVATTVGMTVDDDRRSIAVLEAVGIPTHGRLLVVALTTLATTLIGALLGIGLGIAGIAVLNAVAGVTAGPGSVAAFHPLFVPYAIVVALFSGLVAVPYPIAVAARTSVLQEVSR is encoded by the coding sequence ATGGGCGGTGAGGATCCGGCGTACGGCGACGACGCCGGCACGCGCCGGAGCCGCTGGCGTGGACTCGTCGGCGTGACGATCGTTCGCCTCTGGAAGCGAGCGACGAAGACGCGATCGGGGCGGGTGCTCGCGACCGTCAGCGCCGTCGCCCTCACGATCGCGCTGCTGTTGCTCGTGACGGGGATCGCGTTGTCGCTTGCCGGCGGCGGGATCGCGACCGAGACCGACGCCGACGTCCGGGTCGCACCGGCGGACAGCGGGACGCTGTCGACCGTCGACGAGGTCGAGGGACCGCGACTCGGCGCCGCGAGCGAGCGGGCCGAGACGATCCGATCGGAGGAGGGCGTCGATCACGCCTCGCCCGTCCTCTACGAGACGGTCCAGCTCCAATCGGACGGCGGTGAGCCGAAGACCGTTCTCCTCGTCGGCGTCGTCCCCGACGAGCAGTCACGAACCGTCGCGGGCCTCCCGACGGACGAACTCGAGTCGGGCGACCGTCGCGACGCGACCGGCTCGAACGCCGGCCCGTCCGACCGTAAGATCGTCCTGTCGCGCGCGGCCGCGGAGCGCCTCAACGCGTCGACCGGCGACGACCTCGCCCAGTCGAACGATTTTACCCCCTCGAACGCCGATTCGGACGGCGACGCGGCGTGGAACGTGTCCGCGATCGAGACGGCGGGCAAGTCGGAATCAGCGAGCGGGACGCCGGTCGCCGTCGTCCACCTGCACGACCTCCAGTCGGCGTCCGGCGCCGACAACGGCGACCTCGCGAATCACCTCCTCGTCTGGGGGGATGTCGAGTCCGCGGAGGCGGCCGCCACCGAGGCGTACCCGAGCGCCAGCGTCGACCCGCTTGACGGGCACGACCCGTCGGCGCTGGCCGGTGACGGCCTGGCGCTCGCGACGAGTCTGCTCGCGCTCGTCGTCGGCGTCGTCATCTGCGCCTCGTTCGTCGCGACGACCGTCGGCATGACCGTCGACGACGACCGGCGCTCGATCGCCGTGCTCGAAGCCGTCGGGATCCCCACCCACGGTCGGCTCCTCGTGGTCGCGCTGACGACGCTGGCCACGACGCTGATCGGCGCGCTCCTCGGGATCGGGCTCGGAATCGCGGGGATCGCCGTCCTGAACGCGGTCGCCGGCGTGACCGCCGGACCGGGGTCCGTCGCGGCCTTTCACCCGCTGTTCGTCCCGTACGCGATCGTCGTCGCGCTGTTTTCGGGGCTCGTCGCCGTCCCCTATCCGATCGCGGTCGCCGCCCGGACGTCCGTCCTTCAGGAGGTGAGCCGATGA